One Methanobacterium sp. genomic region harbors:
- a CDS encoding flippase — MSSKKSKIASGSIVILIGSFVFRIGGFIYRFIMSRLLDTAGYGILGLTLPFQNLLTITANGGLPPAIAKYVAQYSAVEQDDMVRQIIITALKIVAVTGTIGAILMYILAGIIAIDWWHKPEALLPLQIVAVMAPFSVIVGVFRGVFQGYYKMTNILITRAFEQVFTIAFAIALVIIGWYVAGAVVGTAIGFMASAVVSIYLFRKQIWGRLNRRHDPHSLKPNKDKVFTLREELRIAKMLIKFSVPVVITGLAEMCLYDIGTIFIGVYLASQYAGYYTNASAIARLPLIISTAVATSALPATSEALSLRDGPLLQTYISQSYRYVGFFVVPMCTVTIIFAAPILALLFGDAYTPGAGALQIFVTGMVFFTIYNISSSICQGLGRPFIPMLALIVGTTVELILSVLLIPSIGIEGAATGTTVAAFIIMVITLYGTFKLSKVNIPVADFTRIIMASFLMGVILMLLPKTIEGFLLSIILAPLLYALFIAAVGGLRKDDISVMYRFAGKFGPVAGILRKLIGSLERFTR; from the coding sequence ATGAGTTCAAAAAAATCAAAAATAGCAAGTGGAAGTATTGTAATCCTCATAGGGTCATTCGTATTTCGTATAGGTGGATTCATCTATAGATTTATAATGAGCCGGTTACTGGATACTGCAGGATACGGTATCTTAGGCCTTACATTACCTTTCCAGAACCTTCTTACCATAACTGCCAACGGGGGCCTCCCTCCAGCTATTGCAAAGTACGTGGCACAGTATTCAGCGGTAGAACAGGACGATATGGTGCGGCAGATTATAATTACTGCCTTAAAGATCGTGGCCGTGACCGGGACCATCGGCGCTATTTTAATGTACATTCTTGCAGGAATTATTGCAATAGACTGGTGGCATAAACCTGAAGCACTTCTTCCCCTCCAGATTGTGGCCGTTATGGCACCGTTCAGTGTTATCGTAGGGGTTTTTAGAGGTGTTTTCCAGGGATACTACAAGATGACCAATATCCTGATCACCCGTGCATTTGAACAGGTATTTACAATCGCATTTGCCATAGCTCTGGTTATAATTGGTTGGTACGTTGCAGGGGCTGTTGTAGGTACTGCCATAGGTTTCATGGCATCTGCAGTAGTTTCAATATATCTCTTTAGAAAGCAGATATGGGGCAGGTTAAACCGCAGACATGACCCCCACAGCCTTAAACCAAATAAAGATAAAGTATTCACGCTTCGAGAAGAACTGAGAATAGCCAAAATGCTCATTAAGTTCTCAGTACCTGTAGTTATAACTGGACTGGCTGAAATGTGTCTTTACGACATCGGTACCATATTCATAGGAGTATACCTGGCAAGCCAGTATGCAGGGTACTATACCAATGCCAGCGCAATTGCAAGGCTTCCACTTATAATATCAACAGCAGTAGCTACATCAGCGCTTCCCGCCACTTCTGAAGCCCTTAGTCTCAGAGACGGCCCCTTACTTCAGACTTATATTTCCCAATCTTACAGATATGTGGGATTCTTTGTAGTGCCCATGTGTACAGTTACAATTATTTTTGCAGCCCCTATACTTGCATTACTCTTTGGTGATGCGTATACCCCTGGAGCAGGGGCTCTCCAAATATTTGTAACAGGAATGGTATTCTTTACAATATACAATATTTCATCAAGTATATGTCAGGGCCTTGGAAGACCATTTATTCCGATGCTTGCACTTATTGTAGGAACAACTGTAGAATTGATTCTCAGTGTGCTGTTGATTCCAAGTATTGGAATAGAAGGTGCTGCAACAGGTACAACAGTAGCTGCATTTATTATAATGGTAATAACTCTTTATGGAACCTTTAAACTCTCCAAAGTGAATATTCCAGTGGCAGATTTTACCAGAATAATAATGGCTTCCTTTTTAATGGGAGTTATCTTAATGCTTCTCCCCAAAACCATAGAAGGGTTCTTACTGTCAATTATATTGGCGCCTTTACTTTATGCATTATTCATTGCAGCAGTTGGCGGGTTAAGAAAGGATGATATTTCAGTTATGTACAGATTTGCAGGTAAATTCGGACCGGTTGCAGGAATACTCAGGAAATTAATTGGTTCTTTAGAGAGATTCACCCGATAA
- the trpE gene encoding anthranilate synthase component I: MNVFGDLKLNEPVSIELDFDSPFELFKNIYRNYDSAFLLESMESDSGLARLSVLGFKPAAVLRAYGNVLQIEKDGVQEEIETENPFEELKKLTSKSNGKKGFRGGLVGYISYESVRHFENIDVQDSEYPDFEFGLFLDTITFDRLQNKCEYVTLGENRIEEINQIAKESHDIGSIDFKFKKHYFSREKYENMVREAKERIKAGEIFQSVISNAREYEITGDKLSIYKALREMNPSPYMYHLKLGNREIIGSSPEMLARVEGSDVETYPIAGTRKRGKTDAEDEKLEIELMNDEKELAEHLMLVDLARNDVGKVSKFDSVRVPEYMGVKKFSHVQHIVSHVTGKLRDDMTAVDAFSSIFPAGTLSGAPKIRAMEIINKLEGLPRGPYGGALGYFSLNGNADFAIVIRTLVCNGNKAKIQAGAGIVHDSVPENEYFECENKAQAVIKALEVASGKGELK, encoded by the coding sequence GTGAATGTTTTTGGCGATCTTAAATTAAATGAGCCAGTTAGTATCGAACTTGATTTCGATTCCCCATTTGAATTGTTTAAAAATATTTATAGAAACTATGACAGTGCGTTTCTACTTGAATCCATGGAAAGTGACAGCGGACTTGCAAGGCTCTCAGTTTTAGGCTTCAAGCCGGCTGCAGTTCTACGAGCTTATGGAAATGTTTTACAGATAGAAAAAGATGGAGTTCAAGAAGAAATTGAGACTGAAAACCCATTTGAAGAACTTAAAAAATTAACATCTAAAAGTAATGGGAAAAAGGGATTTAGAGGGGGACTCGTAGGTTACATATCCTATGAATCAGTTCGACATTTTGAAAATATTGATGTTCAAGATTCAGAGTATCCTGATTTTGAGTTTGGTTTATTCTTAGATACCATTACGTTTGATCGGTTGCAGAACAAATGCGAATATGTGACCCTTGGTGAAAATAGAATCGAAGAAATAAACCAGATTGCAAAGGAATCACATGATATCGGTAGTATTGATTTCAAGTTTAAGAAGCACTATTTTTCCAGGGAAAAATATGAAAACATGGTTAGAGAAGCTAAGGAAAGAATAAAAGCGGGTGAAATCTTCCAGAGTGTCATATCAAATGCCCGTGAATATGAAATCACTGGTGATAAGCTTTCAATTTATAAGGCACTTCGTGAAATGAATCCCTCACCATATATGTATCATTTAAAACTTGGAAACCGTGAGATAATTGGTTCAAGTCCTGAAATGCTCGCCAGAGTTGAAGGAAGCGATGTGGAAACATATCCAATTGCAGGGACAAGGAAACGCGGTAAAACAGATGCTGAAGATGAAAAACTGGAAATAGAACTGATGAATGACGAAAAAGAACTTGCAGAACATTTAATGCTTGTGGACCTTGCAAGGAATGATGTGGGAAAAGTAAGCAAGTTCGATTCAGTACGAGTTCCAGAATACATGGGTGTTAAGAAATTTTCACATGTACAGCATATCGTTTCCCATGTAACAGGAAAATTGAGAGATGATATGACAGCAGTTGACGCATTCAGCTCCATTTTCCCTGCAGGGACATTAAGCGGGGCTCCAAAAATCAGAGCCATGGAAATAATAAACAAACTGGAAGGACTTCCAAGGGGACCTTACGGTGGCGCTTTAGGCTACTTCTCATTAAATGGAAATGCAGACTTTGCAATTGTTATAAGGACGCTGGTCTGCAATGGAAATAAAGCTAAAATACAGGCAGGTGCTGGAATTGTACATGATTCCGTCCCAGAAAATGAATATTTTGAATGCGAAAACAAAGCACAGGCAGTTATAAAGGCTCTTGAAGTTGCAAGCGGTAAGGGGGAACTGAAATGA
- a CDS encoding aminodeoxychorismate/anthranilate synthase component II gives MILILDNYDSFTYNLYQLVGQLEKDIVVKRNDKITIDEIRELQPDSIIISPGPGNPTNKKDFGVCSDVIKEFKGKIPILGVCLGHQGIFATFGGKIKRTEPIHGKLSEISHSNEGIFKDVENTLVATRYHSLICDENSTPDCIEVIAKTEDGTIMAIKHLDCPVFGLQFHPESIGTASGLKIIKNFLEVEGTCSSRTPKTRFLEDCT, from the coding sequence ATGATACTGATACTGGATAATTATGATTCATTTACATATAATCTCTATCAGTTAGTTGGACAGCTTGAAAAAGACATAGTGGTTAAAAGAAATGATAAAATAACCATTGATGAAATAAGAGAGCTTCAGCCAGACAGCATAATAATTTCTCCAGGACCTGGAAACCCAACCAATAAAAAAGATTTTGGGGTTTGTAGCGATGTCATTAAAGAATTTAAAGGTAAAATTCCAATTTTAGGAGTATGTTTAGGGCATCAGGGTATTTTCGCGACATTTGGAGGGAAAATTAAAAGAACAGAGCCTATACACGGTAAATTAAGTGAAATTTCCCATAGCAACGAAGGGATCTTTAAGGACGTTGAAAACACCCTCGTTGCAACGAGATACCATTCACTTATCTGTGATGAAAACAGCACCCCTGATTGTATAGAAGTCATTGCAAAAACAGAAGACGGAACTATAATGGCCATAAAACATTTAGATTGCCCTGTTTTTGGTCTTCAGTTCCATCCAGAGTCTATAGGGACAGCCAGCGGATTAAAGATAATTAAAAATTTCCTGGAAGTTGAAGGAACCTGCAGTTCCAGAACACCAAAAACAAGGTTTCTGGAGGACTGTACATGA
- the trpC gene encoding indole-3-glycerol phosphate synthase TrpC yields the protein MINFSQIITEREKVLKRDMKYRPLSELKENIRGTKIRADFKKALLNKEDVSVICEYKPASPSKGDISNILVEDVVPLYDKGGASAISVLTEQTFFKSSIKNLRIASKVSKLPLLRKDFVMDEYQIYEARSCGASAVLLMAGVYKDLRFGIDLCHYLEMDALVECKNREEIEMAVKAGAEIIGINNRDFSDFSIDFERTEKLAKYIPENKVLVSESGVKNSEDVKLLGSYGADAVLIGSTIMESNNILETVQELVKAGKNAKVS from the coding sequence ATGATCAATTTCTCACAGATAATAACTGAAAGGGAAAAAGTGCTCAAAAGAGACATGAAATACAGGCCTTTAAGCGAATTAAAAGAAAATATCCGCGGGACAAAAATAAGGGCCGATTTTAAAAAGGCACTGCTTAATAAAGAGGATGTTTCTGTAATCTGCGAATACAAACCAGCGTCTCCATCTAAAGGCGACATTTCCAACATTCTGGTGGAAGATGTTGTTCCTCTCTATGATAAAGGAGGGGCAAGTGCTATCTCGGTGCTTACAGAACAGACATTTTTTAAAAGCAGCATTAAAAATCTACGTATTGCGTCTAAAGTAAGCAAGCTGCCACTTCTTAGAAAGGACTTTGTAATGGATGAATACCAGATCTATGAAGCCAGGTCCTGTGGGGCCAGTGCAGTGCTTTTAATGGCAGGTGTTTATAAAGATCTCAGATTTGGAATCGACCTCTGCCATTACCTTGAAATGGACGCCCTTGTGGAATGTAAAAACAGGGAAGAAATAGAAATGGCCGTAAAGGCAGGTGCGGAAATAATAGGAATTAACAACCGGGATTTCAGCGACTTCAGTATTGATTTTGAACGGACTGAAAAGCTTGCAAAATACATACCTGAAAATAAGGTTCTTGTATCAGAAAGCGGGGTTAAAAATTCTGAAGATGTTAAACTTCTTGGAAGCTACGGCGCAGATGCAGTCTTAATAGGTTCAACCATCATGGAATCAAACAACATACTTGAAACAGTACAGGAACTGGTTAAAGCAGGTAAAAACGCAAAGGTGAGTTAA
- a CDS encoding phosphoribosylanthranilate isomerase: MEFKICGITRLEDIKVCENKGPAFIGFINIKRSKRFQDIEKIRELVDSMKNKEKAVLVLEPETVEEAMDSIEKSGVKNIQLHSLQAEDIDKLKEINVIKAIGIPEKIDESKKEEIKSFAKVCKYLIFDSMIQGKSGGTGKQIPLEVAAEAAEIAKESNNDIKLFLAGGISAQKMKNKGNLIKDIFDYVDVNSGVEDSPGIKNRDKIAEFVENCKVI, translated from the coding sequence GTGGAATTCAAAATTTGCGGGATTACAAGACTTGAAGACATTAAAGTGTGTGAAAATAAAGGCCCTGCTTTTATAGGGTTTATAAACATAAAGCGGTCCAAAAGATTTCAGGATATAGAAAAAATAAGAGAACTTGTGGACTCCATGAAAAATAAAGAAAAAGCAGTGCTTGTACTTGAGCCTGAAACTGTTGAAGAAGCCATGGACTCTATAGAAAAAAGCGGCGTTAAAAATATACAGCTGCATTCATTACAGGCAGAGGATATAGATAAACTAAAAGAAATTAATGTAATTAAAGCCATTGGAATTCCTGAGAAAATCGATGAATCTAAAAAAGAAGAAATAAAATCATTTGCAAAAGTTTGCAAATATCTAATATTTGATTCTATGATTCAAGGTAAAAGTGGCGGTACTGGAAAGCAAATTCCACTGGAAGTTGCAGCTGAAGCAGCAGAAATTGCAAAAGAAAGCAATAATGATATAAAACTGTTTCTTGCAGGTGGAATTAGTGCACAAAAGATGAAAAATAAAGGAAATTTAATTAAAGACATTTTTGATTATGTAGATGTTAATTCAGGCGTTGAAGATAGTCCTGGAATTAAAAATAGAGATAAAATAGCAGAATTTGTTGAAAATTGTAAGGTGATTTAA